In a genomic window of Micromonospora cremea:
- a CDS encoding SigE family RNA polymerase sigma factor: MTFEEYVGSRGPALVRLARLLTGDEHRAEDLTQEVLARAYVQWRKIARADRPDVYVRRMLVNANISWWRRRSNRELATDNFADRPHRGDLGGEAADRDEMWRLVLDLPDRQRAVLVLRYYEDLDDATIAQILDCSPVTVRTHAMRALANLRERCGAPTANGSRP; encoded by the coding sequence GTGACCTTCGAGGAGTACGTCGGCAGCCGAGGTCCGGCCCTGGTCCGACTTGCTCGACTACTGACCGGTGACGAGCACCGGGCCGAGGACCTCACGCAGGAGGTGCTGGCCCGGGCGTACGTGCAGTGGCGCAAGATCGCCCGGGCCGACCGGCCCGACGTGTACGTGCGCCGGATGCTGGTCAACGCCAACATCTCCTGGTGGCGCCGCCGGTCGAACCGGGAACTGGCCACCGACAACTTTGCCGACCGGCCGCACCGCGGCGACCTCGGTGGCGAGGCGGCCGACCGGGACGAGATGTGGCGCCTGGTCCTCGACCTGCCCGACCGCCAGCGGGCGGTGCTCGTGCTGCGCTACTACGAGGACCTCGACGACGCGACCATCGCGCAGATCCTGGACTGCTCGCCGGTCACCGTCCGCACGCACGCGATGCGGGCGCTCGCCAACCTCCGGGAGCGCTGCGGTGCCCCGACCGCCAACGGGAGCCGACCGTGA
- a CDS encoding 3-hydroxyacyl-CoA dehydrogenase family protein: MAREFSTVGVVGLGTMGAGIVEVFARNGIDVVAVEISEPALERGRVTLTGSTDRAVAKGKLAPEDRDALLDRVHFAVGLDALHSVDLVIEAVPEHLDLKQRIFAELDRVCRPETILATNTSSLSVTEISVATTRPNQVIGIHFFNPAPVMKLVEVVRTVVTAPAVVADVEALCARLGKVDVTINDRAGFIANALLFGYLNHAVGMFESHYATREDIDAAMKLGCGLPMGPLALMDLIGLDTAYEILDTMYRRGGRDRRHAPVPLLKQMVTAGLLGRKSGRGFYTYERPGSPVVVPDEATPLATEAALADGARALAKVGVVGSGTMATGIIEVFAKAGYEVISVTRGAEKSAKVCEAVKTSLNKGVVRGKLAEADRDAALGRISWSATLDHLADVDLVVEAVVEELSVKKALFASLDEICKPGVVLATTTSSLPVIDVAMATHRPADVVGLHFFNPAPIMPLVEVVRTIRTSPETTATARAVCAALGKTGVVCGDRSGFIVNALLFPYLNDAVKMLEASYSTADDIDHAMKLGCGYPMGPFELLDVVGLDVSLAIQRELYLELREPGFAPAPLLEHLVTAGYLGRKTRRGFRDHSHR, encoded by the coding sequence GTGGCGCGCGAGTTCAGCACCGTGGGTGTGGTGGGGCTGGGCACCATGGGTGCCGGCATCGTCGAGGTCTTCGCCCGCAACGGCATCGACGTGGTGGCGGTCGAGATCTCCGAGCCGGCGCTGGAGCGTGGCCGGGTCACCCTCACCGGCTCCACCGACCGGGCGGTGGCCAAGGGCAAGCTCGCCCCGGAGGACCGGGACGCGCTGCTCGACCGGGTGCACTTCGCGGTCGGGCTGGACGCGCTGCACTCCGTCGACCTGGTCATCGAGGCGGTGCCCGAGCACCTTGACCTCAAGCAGCGGATCTTCGCGGAGCTGGACCGGGTCTGCCGGCCGGAGACCATCCTGGCCACCAACACCTCGTCGCTGAGCGTCACCGAGATTTCGGTGGCCACCACGCGGCCCAACCAGGTGATCGGCATCCACTTCTTCAACCCGGCGCCGGTGATGAAGCTGGTCGAGGTGGTCCGCACCGTGGTCACCGCGCCCGCGGTGGTCGCCGACGTCGAAGCGCTCTGCGCCCGGCTCGGCAAGGTCGACGTCACCATCAACGACCGGGCCGGCTTCATCGCGAACGCGCTCCTCTTCGGCTACCTCAACCACGCGGTCGGCATGTTCGAGTCGCACTACGCGACCCGGGAGGACATCGACGCCGCGATGAAGCTCGGTTGCGGCCTGCCGATGGGTCCGCTGGCGCTGATGGACCTGATCGGCCTGGACACCGCGTACGAGATTCTGGACACCATGTACCGGCGCGGCGGGCGGGACCGCCGGCACGCCCCGGTGCCGCTGCTCAAGCAGATGGTGACCGCGGGGCTGCTGGGCCGGAAGTCCGGCCGGGGCTTCTACACCTACGAGCGGCCCGGCTCGCCGGTGGTCGTACCCGACGAGGCGACGCCGCTGGCCACGGAGGCCGCGCTCGCCGACGGCGCGCGCGCGCTCGCCAAGGTGGGCGTGGTGGGCTCCGGGACGATGGCCACCGGGATCATCGAGGTGTTCGCGAAGGCCGGCTACGAGGTCATCTCGGTGACCCGGGGCGCGGAGAAGTCCGCGAAGGTCTGCGAGGCGGTGAAGACCTCGCTGAACAAGGGCGTGGTGCGCGGCAAGCTCGCCGAGGCCGACCGGGACGCCGCGCTGGGCCGGATCAGCTGGTCCGCCACGCTCGACCACCTCGCCGACGTCGACCTGGTGGTCGAGGCGGTCGTCGAGGAGTTGAGCGTGAAGAAGGCGCTCTTCGCCAGCCTCGACGAGATCTGCAAGCCGGGCGTGGTGCTGGCGACCACCACCTCCTCGCTGCCGGTGATCGACGTGGCGATGGCCACCCACCGGCCCGCCGACGTGGTGGGGCTGCACTTCTTCAACCCGGCGCCGATCATGCCGCTGGTCGAGGTGGTCCGCACCATCCGCACCTCCCCGGAGACCACCGCGACCGCCCGGGCGGTCTGCGCCGCGCTGGGCAAGACCGGCGTGGTGTGCGGAGACCGGTCCGGGTTCATCGTCAACGCGCTGCTCTTCCCGTACCTCAACGACGCGGTGAAGATGCTGGAGGCCAGCTACTCCACGGCCGACGACATCGACCACGCGATGAAGCTGGGCTGCGGCTACCCGATGGGCCCGTTCGAGCTGCTCGACGTGGTCGGGCTGGACGTCTCACTGGCCATCCAGCGGGAGCTGTACCTGGAGCTGCGCGAGCCCGGCTTCGCTCCGGCCCCGCTGTTGGAGCACCTGGTCACCGCCGGCTACCTGGGCCGCAAGACCCGCCGGGGCTTCCGCGACCACTCGCACCGCTGA
- a CDS encoding alpha/beta fold hydrolase, which yields MPRMETEQRTVTANGITQAVRVAGPPDGTPVLLIHGNCSSAPFWEPLVRRLPPTLRVVAPDLRGYGASETAPVNATRGLRDFSDDVAALLDDPALFGAADARPVVVGHSLGGGVAMRLLVDHPHRVGALLLAAPVSPYGFGGTRDLAGTPTTPDFAGTGAGTANPDFVARLTAGDRGTDAPTSPRAVLRATYVADPVSLGSDEELLLDSLLSTATGDDNYPGTAASSENWPGMAPGERGVLNALAPTWFRLADELVAVADKPPVTWVRGDADVIVSDTSLFDLAYLGSLGVVPGWPGEAECPPQPMVGQTRAVLERYAAAGGAYHEVVLPGCGHSPHLERPAEFVAELLALTTVPAS from the coding sequence ATGCCGCGGATGGAGACCGAGCAGCGGACCGTGACGGCGAACGGCATCACCCAGGCGGTACGGGTGGCCGGCCCGCCGGACGGCACCCCCGTGCTGCTGATCCACGGCAACTGCTCGTCCGCGCCGTTCTGGGAGCCGCTGGTCCGGCGACTGCCGCCGACGCTGCGGGTGGTCGCCCCGGACCTGCGCGGTTACGGCGCCTCCGAGACCGCACCGGTGAACGCGACCCGCGGCCTTCGGGACTTCTCCGACGACGTGGCCGCCCTGCTGGACGACCCGGCGCTCTTCGGCGCCGCCGACGCCCGCCCGGTGGTGGTCGGGCACTCCCTCGGCGGGGGCGTGGCGATGCGACTGCTGGTCGACCACCCGCACCGGGTGGGCGCCCTGCTGCTCGCCGCGCCGGTCTCCCCGTACGGCTTCGGTGGCACCCGCGACCTGGCCGGCACGCCGACGACGCCCGACTTCGCCGGCACCGGCGCCGGCACGGCGAATCCGGACTTCGTCGCCCGGCTCACCGCCGGTGATCGCGGCACCGACGCCCCGACCAGCCCGCGCGCCGTGCTTCGAGCCACCTATGTGGCCGATCCGGTGTCGCTGGGCAGCGACGAGGAACTACTGCTCGACAGCCTGCTCTCCACCGCCACGGGGGACGACAACTACCCCGGCACGGCCGCGTCCTCGGAGAACTGGCCGGGCATGGCGCCGGGAGAGCGTGGGGTGCTCAACGCGCTCGCGCCGACCTGGTTCCGGCTCGCCGACGAGCTGGTGGCCGTCGCCGACAAGCCTCCGGTCACCTGGGTACGCGGCGACGCCGACGTGATCGTCTCGGACACCTCACTGTTCGACCTGGCGTACCTGGGCTCGCTGGGGGTCGTACCCGGATGGCCCGGCGAGGCGGAGTGCCCGCCGCAGCCGATGGTCGGCCAGACCCGGGCGGTGCTGGAGCGGTACGCGGCGGCCGGGGGCGCGTACCACGAGGTGGTGCTGCCCGGTTGCGGGCACAGCCCGCACCTGGAGCGCCCGGCGGAGTTCGTCGCGGAGCTGCTCGCGCTGACCACCGTCCCGGCCAGCTGA
- a CDS encoding FHA domain-containing protein has translation MEEHPELMPLLTVAGGPMRGASFRLRAESQVIGRAPTGHVVINDPHLSRQHAEVWLAPDGPSLRDLGSTNGTWLNDRRITEVELLSDGDVIRLGRTELRLFDPGVAHTDPVGLSFGPSRRDVRPTLPLPLATPPTARR, from the coding sequence ATGGAGGAACATCCGGAACTGATGCCGCTGTTGACGGTCGCGGGTGGGCCGATGCGCGGGGCGAGCTTTCGGCTGCGGGCCGAGTCGCAGGTGATCGGTCGGGCGCCGACCGGGCACGTCGTCATCAACGACCCGCACCTGAGCCGGCAGCACGCGGAGGTGTGGCTGGCGCCGGACGGCCCGTCGCTGCGGGACCTGGGCTCGACCAACGGCACCTGGCTCAACGACCGCCGGATCACCGAGGTGGAACTCCTCTCCGACGGCGACGTGATCCGGCTCGGCCGCACCGAGCTGCGCCTGTTCGATCCGGGAGTGGCCCACACCGATCCGGTCGGGCTCAGCTTCGGCCCGTCCCGGCGTGACGTCCGGCCGACGCTGCCGCTGCCGCTGGCCACCCCGCCCACCGCACGCCGCTGA
- a CDS encoding aldehyde dehydrogenase family protein yields MTAVHVPGNPVIEAGELVSTSPATGVEAGRLPVATDADVRRAVDRARTANEWWAGLGFTGRRERLLRWRALLAKRIEQLAELVHVEGGKPVADAIVEIVTAIEHIDWAARNANRVLGPRRVRSRLILAEFSGHLEYQPYGVVGVIGPWNYPVFTPIGSAAYALAAGNAVVLKPSEYTPVVGQWLVDSFAEVVPEQPVFTAVHGLGEVGAALCRSGVNKLAFTGSTATARKVMAACAETLTPVLIEGGGKDAMIVDSDADLDAAAEACVWGGMTNAGQTCIGIERVYAVDQVFDTFVDKVVARAGRLTVGPEGTDIGPITMPGQVDVIRRHIEAAVSSGGRAVLGGPSAVQPPYVHPTVLVDVPEESAAVREETFGPTLTISRVRDADEALARANALPYGLGGSVFGRRRAVAIARRLRSGMASVNSTLTFAGMSTLPFGGVGDSGFGRIHGEDGLREFGRAKAITRRRARSLLPSMTFERTPTDVARLVKVIKTMYGR; encoded by the coding sequence ATGACGGCTGTGCATGTCCCCGGCAACCCGGTCATCGAGGCGGGCGAACTGGTTTCCACCAGTCCAGCCACCGGCGTCGAGGCCGGTCGCCTCCCGGTCGCCACCGACGCCGACGTCCGGCGGGCCGTCGACCGCGCCCGCACCGCCAACGAATGGTGGGCCGGGCTGGGCTTCACCGGCCGTCGCGAACGGCTGCTGCGCTGGCGCGCCCTGCTCGCGAAGCGGATCGAGCAGCTCGCCGAGCTGGTGCACGTCGAGGGTGGCAAGCCGGTCGCCGACGCCATCGTCGAGATCGTCACCGCGATCGAGCACATCGACTGGGCCGCCCGCAACGCCAACCGCGTGCTCGGCCCGCGTCGGGTGCGGTCCCGGCTCATCCTCGCCGAGTTCTCCGGGCACCTCGAATACCAGCCGTACGGCGTGGTGGGCGTGATCGGGCCGTGGAACTATCCGGTCTTCACCCCGATCGGTTCCGCCGCGTACGCGCTGGCCGCCGGCAACGCCGTCGTGCTCAAGCCGAGCGAGTACACGCCCGTGGTCGGTCAGTGGCTGGTGGACAGCTTCGCCGAGGTCGTACCCGAGCAACCCGTCTTCACCGCCGTGCACGGGCTGGGCGAGGTGGGCGCGGCGCTGTGCCGTTCAGGGGTGAACAAACTCGCCTTCACCGGCTCCACCGCCACCGCCCGCAAGGTCATGGCCGCCTGCGCCGAGACGTTGACCCCGGTGCTGATCGAGGGCGGCGGCAAGGACGCCATGATCGTCGACAGTGATGCCGACCTGGACGCCGCCGCCGAGGCGTGCGTCTGGGGCGGCATGACCAACGCTGGCCAGACCTGCATCGGCATCGAGCGGGTGTACGCCGTCGACCAGGTCTTCGACACCTTCGTCGACAAGGTGGTGGCCCGCGCGGGCCGGCTGACCGTCGGGCCCGAGGGCACCGACATCGGCCCGATCACCATGCCCGGCCAGGTCGACGTGATCCGCCGCCACATCGAGGCCGCGGTCAGCTCCGGCGGGCGCGCCGTGCTCGGCGGACCGAGCGCGGTGCAGCCGCCGTACGTGCATCCGACCGTGCTGGTGGACGTGCCGGAGGAGTCGGCCGCCGTCCGCGAGGAGACCTTCGGGCCGACGCTCACCATCAGCCGGGTCCGCGACGCCGACGAGGCCCTCGCCCGGGCCAACGCGCTGCCGTACGGCCTGGGCGGTTCGGTCTTCGGCCGGCGGCGTGCGGTCGCCATCGCCCGACGGCTGCGCTCCGGGATGGCTTCGGTCAACTCCACCCTCACCTTCGCCGGGATGTCCACCCTGCCGTTCGGCGGGGTCGGTGACTCCGGCTTCGGGCGGATCCACGGCGAGGACGGGCTGCGCGAGTTCGGCCGGGCCAAGGCGATCACCCGCCGGCGGGCCCGTTCGCTGCTGCCGTCCATGACCTTCGAGCGGACACCGACCGACGTGGCCCGACTCGTCAAGGTCATCAAGACGATGTACGGCAGGTGA
- the nucS gene encoding endonuclease NucS: MRLVIAKCSVDYVGRLSAHLPLATRLLMVKADGSVSIHADDRAYKPLNWMSPPCRLEEAPGVWRVVNKAGEELRITLEEIFQDTSYELGVDPGLRKDGVEAHLQELLAANPSALGDGYTLVRREYMTAIGPVDLLCRDANSGAVAVEVKRRGEIDGVEQLTRYLELMNRDPLLSPVTGVFAAQEIKPQARVLAADRGIRCVVVDYDKLRGIEKDELTLF, from the coding sequence CACCTGCCGCTGGCGACCCGGCTGTTGATGGTGAAGGCGGACGGGTCGGTGTCGATCCATGCCGACGACCGGGCGTACAAGCCGTTGAACTGGATGAGCCCGCCCTGTCGGCTGGAGGAGGCCCCCGGCGTGTGGCGGGTGGTCAACAAGGCCGGCGAGGAGCTGCGGATCACCCTGGAGGAGATCTTCCAGGACACCTCGTACGAGCTGGGGGTGGATCCCGGCCTGCGCAAGGACGGGGTGGAGGCGCACCTCCAGGAGTTGCTGGCGGCCAACCCGAGTGCGTTGGGCGACGGGTACACGTTGGTCCGCCGCGAGTACATGACGGCGATCGGCCCGGTCGACCTGCTCTGCCGGGACGCCAACTCCGGCGCGGTCGCCGTCGAGGTCAAGCGGCGCGGTGAGATCGACGGCGTCGAGCAGCTCACCCGTTATCTCGAACTGATGAACCGCGATCCGCTGCTCAGTCCGGTCACCGGCGTCTTCGCCGCGCAGGAGATCAAGCCGCAGGCGCGGGTGCTCGCCGCCGACCGGGGCATCCGGTGCGTGGTCGTGGACTACGACAAGCTGCGCGGCATCGAGAAGGACGAGCTGACCCTCTTCTGA